The Qingshengfaniella alkalisoli sequence GCGCGCACCCGGTCGGGCGAATTTTCTCAATCCGCGCATATCCACCTTGTTGAGCACGACACCAAGGATCTTGTGGGCAACCTCTGGCTCGTTGCGCAGATAATCGCGCACCAAGGCTCGCGGTGTATCGCCCCAGGCGCAGGACAGTATGATGCCATCGATCTGAGCATGTATGATCTTGGTATCCACAACGGTTCCCAGCGGGGGCAGATCGAGGATGACGAGGTCGTAACTTTCTCGAAGTCCGGCAATCAGAGAGACGATATTGTGCCGTAACAGCATGTCACTACGCCGAACGCTCTGCTGTTCCGGCGTGCATGGTAACACTTCCAGCCCCGTTTCAGCGACTGTACGTACCGCCTCTTGTAATGACGCCTTGTCGTGTAGCACATCCATAATATCAGGCCGTTCGACACAATCGAGTTCCTGGCTGAGAGTTGTCCGATGCAAGTCAAGATCGACGAGAAGCGTTTGCACACCCGATCCAGCGACAAGATTTGCGTAATTGGCGGCGAGTGTGGTTTTGCCCTCACCAGCCAGCAACGACGACACCCCGATCACTTGCCCTCCGCGTCCTGCGGATACGCCGAGCATGACTGAACTATGGACATTGCGGAGCGTCTCGCCAAAAAGCGCGTTGGGGTCTCGGACGGACAGAGTCAGCAGCGGATCTATTTTCATAATTTGTCTGCGTATTCCGGGAATGGGATCGACCCCATGCGTCTTCGGAAACGACTTCCGGGGCACACGCGGCAAGTACCCCAGGAAAGGCTTGTGGGTCAAAGCCCGAACGTCTTCTCCCAATCGGAAGGAACGCTCGCGCATTTCACGCAACACGGCAATAGAAAAGCCAAGCATAAGACCAAGGATCGTTGCAACGGAAACTGACTGCCACAGCTTGGGGAGCGCCGCATTTTTCGGGGTCACGGCCTTGGTCAGGATGCGACCATTTGTGGCGGGAAACGATCCCTGAACCGCCAGCCTGTCATACCGTTCGGTCAAGGTTTGATGTAGCGCATCCAGATTCGACGCGCGCTGCGCCAACTCTCTGAGGGCAAGAACATCGGTC is a genomic window containing:
- a CDS encoding AAA family ATPase, whose translation is MNEYGFRIQDAELAHDASGRSSLNEAKTLGDLLAALRRQAVPLVLCTGLGLGLGLLKHATTPEQYYAATTILVDVRAGDNSEDITASMPYIRNDTSLLNEMQVLRSLTLAEQVVRELNLHENPAFTRPPTSLARNLLESAKSMVRGMIGNGSDPVTQPEGSQQEREDAAIQGAAVKLQRTIGIQRIGQSFTIDVSYVGFDPELTSQIVNAYGEAYLEDNLVANLESTERLAEWMQARIAELQQSAEDVRRRSEALRAEQPTDVLALRELAQRASNLDALHQTLTERYDRLAVQGSFPATNGRILTKAVTPKNAALPKLWQSVSVATILGLMLGFSIAVLREMRERSFRLGEDVRALTHKPFLGYLPRVPRKSFPKTHGVDPIPGIRRQIMKIDPLLTLSVRDPNALFGETLRNVHSSVMLGVSAGRGGQVIGVSSLLAGEGKTTLAANYANLVAGSGVQTLLVDLDLHRTTLSQELDCVERPDIMDVLHDKASLQEAVRTVAETGLEVLPCTPEQQSVRRSDMLLRHNIVSLIAGLRESYDLVILDLPPLGTVVDTKIIHAQIDGIILSCAWGDTPRALVRDYLRNEPEVAHKILGVVLNKVDMRGLRKFARPGAREIYIEQEYGYG